One stretch of Cohnella algarum DNA includes these proteins:
- the pabA gene encoding aminodeoxychorismate/anthranilate synthase component II yields the protein MILVIDNYDSFTYNLVQYLGELGEEIVVRRNDEIDLAGIAALKPDHILISPGPCTPNEAGISLALIDRFKGEIPIFGVCLGHQSIGQAFGGDVVRADKLMHGKTSPIRHDGRTVFEGIPSPFTATRYHSLIVKRETLPDCLEISAETEDGEIMGLRHKEYAIEGVQFHPESIMTDNGLTMLRNFLALRSGTRA from the coding sequence ATGATTTTGGTGATCGACAACTACGATTCGTTTACGTATAATCTCGTTCAATATCTGGGCGAGCTCGGGGAAGAAATCGTCGTTCGCCGCAACGACGAGATCGACCTCGCCGGCATCGCCGCGCTTAAGCCGGATCATATTCTCATTTCCCCGGGGCCGTGCACGCCGAACGAAGCGGGGATCAGCCTCGCGCTGATCGATCGTTTCAAAGGGGAAATTCCGATTTTCGGCGTATGCCTCGGCCATCAGTCGATCGGCCAGGCGTTCGGCGGCGACGTGGTGCGGGCGGACAAGCTGATGCACGGCAAAACGTCGCCCATCCGCCACGACGGCCGAACGGTTTTCGAAGGCATCCCATCGCCGTTTACGGCGACGCGTTATCACTCTCTGATCGTGAAGAGGGAAACGCTGCCGGACTGCCTGGAAATCAGCGCGGAGACCGAAGACGGCGAGATTATGGGGCTGCGGCACAAAGAGTACGCCATCGAAGGCGTGCAATTCCATCCCGAGTCCATTATGACGGACAACGGGCTGACGATGCTGCGGAATTTCCTTGCCCTCCGCTCCGGCACGCGCGC
- a CDS encoding anthranilate synthase component I family protein, whose translation MILTTWETWSGWIAEKAYNRLPFMAEYPLEAGEDRPSRWRRAWEEADAGAFVLESGKTGRYTFLGLRPTETIRGKDRRAEVATPGNGGSTTAMTGLPLDVLRSWMGRHRAPRLKGWPKFAGGCVGFLSYDVARSLERLPDSAADDLALPDYAFMLVDELWIVDHERSALICAVHSPLPNGCGPETGREAYERAAARTEAMKRLWDDLSAAGREASARREAADRQAAIASDRLQIDVEEIPGLTTSFDKEAFKSAVRRIQDYIAQGDVFQVNLSLRQSLPIRSRPEELYEWLRSFNPSPYMGFLRFPDFSLVSASPELLVKLEDGRMSARPIAGTRRRGRTDEEDARFERELLASEKERAEHIMLVDLIRNDLGRAAAYGTVKVPELLTIERYSHVMHLVSQVEGQAAEGRDAYDVLAAVFPGGTITGAPKVRTMEIIEELEPVRRGPYTGSIGWIDYAGNMEFNIIIRTMVVKDGICHIQAGAGVVIDSEPEREFYECLNKAKALWKAVQYGEEAGAGTNREPPQALEPV comes from the coding sequence TTGATTTTGACAACTTGGGAGACGTGGTCGGGGTGGATTGCCGAAAAGGCGTACAACCGGCTGCCTTTCATGGCGGAATACCCGCTTGAGGCGGGCGAAGACCGCCCTTCCCGATGGCGGCGGGCTTGGGAAGAAGCGGATGCGGGCGCCTTCGTGCTGGAAAGCGGCAAAACGGGGCGCTATACGTTTCTGGGCTTGCGGCCGACCGAGACGATCCGGGGCAAGGACAGGCGCGCCGAGGTCGCGACGCCCGGGAACGGGGGATCGACGACGGCCATGACGGGGCTTCCGCTGGACGTTTTGCGCTCCTGGATGGGCAGGCACCGCGCGCCCAGGCTAAAAGGGTGGCCGAAATTCGCCGGCGGATGCGTCGGGTTTTTGAGCTACGATGTCGCCCGCTCTCTGGAACGGCTGCCCGATTCGGCCGCGGACGATCTCGCGCTGCCCGATTACGCGTTTATGCTGGTGGACGAGCTGTGGATCGTCGACCATGAGCGTTCCGCGCTGATCTGCGCGGTGCATTCTCCGCTGCCGAACGGCTGCGGACCGGAGACCGGGCGCGAAGCGTACGAGCGGGCGGCCGCCCGGACGGAAGCGATGAAGCGGCTGTGGGACGATCTGTCCGCCGCGGGACGGGAGGCTTCCGCAAGGCGGGAAGCCGCCGACCGTCAAGCCGCGATCGCCTCGGACCGCCTGCAGATCGACGTGGAGGAGATCCCGGGGCTTACGACGTCTTTCGACAAAGAAGCGTTCAAAAGCGCGGTCCGGCGCATCCAGGACTATATCGCGCAAGGCGACGTTTTTCAGGTCAATCTGTCGCTCCGCCAAAGCCTGCCGATCCGCTCGCGCCCGGAAGAGCTGTACGAGTGGCTGCGGTCGTTCAATCCGTCTCCGTACATGGGTTTTTTGCGTTTTCCCGATTTTTCCCTCGTTTCGGCTTCGCCGGAGCTGCTCGTCAAGCTGGAGGACGGGCGGATGAGCGCGCGACCGATTGCCGGCACCCGCCGGAGGGGGCGGACGGACGAGGAGGATGCGCGGTTCGAACGAGAGCTGCTGGCGAGCGAAAAGGAGCGGGCCGAGCATATTATGCTCGTCGATCTGATTCGCAACGATCTCGGCCGGGCGGCCGCCTACGGTACGGTCAAGGTGCCGGAGCTGCTTACGATCGAGCGCTACTCGCATGTCATGCACCTCGTATCCCAGGTGGAGGGACAAGCGGCCGAGGGCAGGGATGCCTATGACGTGCTGGCCGCCGTTTTTCCCGGAGGCACGATTACCGGGGCGCCGAAAGTGCGCACGATGGAAATCATCGAGGAGCTGGAGCCGGTCCGCCGCGGGCCGTATACCGGGTCGATCGGATGGATTGACTATGCGGGCAATATGGAATTTAATATTATTATCCGCACGATGGTCGTGAAGGACGGGATTTGCCATATCCAGGCGGGCGCCGGCGTCGTTATCGATTCCGAGCCCGAACGGGAATTTTACGAATGCTTGAACAAGGCCAAGGCGCTTTGGAAAGCGGTGCAGTACGGGGAAGAAGCCGGCGCGGGGACGAACCGCGAACCGCCGCAAGCTCTTGAGCCCGTCTGA
- a CDS encoding IS91 family transposase has product METNVLKRIFFDEHGHWDRFVAKHKGRIRPNVIKEVEKFRKCGDPRNGFKLLVCEGCHDLRLVPYRCKGRFCTTCSCGETEEWARLLEQDVFQVNHRHVVFTIDERLREVFLLHREKLLKEFMDEAVRIVKEYFEKKHKVTPGIIAGLHTFGARLQFNPHVHMLVSMGGMKKNGEWKTYDFVPFEMLRKQWQTVVLKLIRRKLSAEEKRQVQSRLQKAYSENGEGFYVHAPKQKGDVKRQLGYIGRYMRRPAIAVSRIVAYDGETVTFRYRDKHDGEEKTETITVEELIGRLIRHIPDENFKTIRYYGVYSRRIKGLCKKMVSEWQKAARRWIVKVRRLLKRRTWSERIKEQTGKPPCCPKCESYYEYKGEACLEEGKLKVKYAVCSTSKACLERMIRDVTGVQETKGSQAKEKAAKRIA; this is encoded by the coding sequence ATGGAGACGAACGTGCTAAAACGAATTTTCTTTGATGAACATGGGCATTGGGATCGGTTTGTCGCGAAGCATAAGGGCAGGATTCGTCCCAATGTGATCAAAGAAGTGGAGAAGTTTCGCAAATGTGGAGACCCGCGAAACGGATTCAAGCTGCTAGTCTGCGAAGGTTGCCACGACTTGCGGCTTGTACCGTATCGTTGCAAAGGGAGATTCTGTACGACCTGTTCATGCGGAGAGACGGAAGAATGGGCGCGGCTCCTGGAACAAGACGTATTCCAGGTGAACCACCGCCATGTCGTCTTTACGATTGATGAACGGTTGCGGGAAGTGTTTCTGCTCCATCGGGAAAAATTGTTGAAAGAATTTATGGATGAAGCGGTTCGAATCGTCAAAGAGTATTTCGAAAAAAAGCATAAGGTGACCCCGGGGATCATCGCGGGGTTACATACGTTTGGGGCACGGCTTCAGTTTAATCCGCACGTCCATATGCTGGTGAGCATGGGGGGAATGAAGAAGAACGGGGAATGGAAAACGTATGACTTCGTTCCGTTCGAGATGTTGCGCAAACAATGGCAGACGGTGGTACTGAAGCTGATCCGCCGCAAGTTAAGTGCCGAAGAGAAGAGACAAGTGCAAAGCCGTTTACAAAAAGCCTACTCTGAAAATGGAGAAGGGTTCTATGTGCATGCACCGAAACAAAAAGGTGATGTGAAGCGGCAATTGGGATATATCGGGCGATACATGAGAAGACCGGCAATCGCGGTGAGCCGAATTGTTGCGTATGATGGGGAAACGGTGACCTTCCGTTACCGGGATAAGCATGACGGGGAAGAGAAAACGGAGACGATTACGGTAGAAGAATTGATTGGGCGACTGATTCGGCATATTCCGGATGAGAACTTTAAGACGATCCGTTACTACGGAGTGTACTCGAGGCGGATCAAGGGTCTGTGCAAGAAGATGGTCAGTGAGTGGCAAAAAGCAGCAAGGAGATGGATCGTCAAAGTCAGGAGGCTCTTGAAGAGGAGAACGTGGAGCGAACGGATCAAGGAGCAGACGGGGAAGCCGCCATGTTGTCCGAAATGCGAAAGTTATTATGAATACAAGGGAGAAGCCTGTCTTGAAGAAGGGAAGTTGAAGGTGAAGTACGCGGTGTGCTCCACCTCAAAAGCATGTCTGGAAAGGATGATACGAGATGTCACTGGTGTCCAGGAAACGAAAGGCAGCCAAGCGAAAGAAAAAGCAGCAAAGCGGATTGCATAA